The Campylobacter concisus genome includes the window CAAAAATGTGAGCGCAACGAAGGCAAAGAGCAAGCTTAGAGCATTTTTTAAAGCTTCTTTTGTTAAAGCTGAAATTTCCTCTTCGTTATTTGTGCCAGCTCCTATGAACCAATTTATCGTTGGTATCTCAGCTACTTGGATTAAATTTTGTCCTATTTTTAAGCTTGTAATGTCTTCATCTTTTAAAAACAACTCTTTAAATTTCTCCTCGATCTCTTTTTTTAAAGCAAGATCAGGTATCGATGTTAAAATTTCACCGCTATGAGTTACTAAAAATGAGTAAGAATTTGGCGCAAGGCTAAAATTTTTAATGCTGTTAAAGATATTTTCTATACGCACGACGCCACAAAGCGCTGCTTTAAATTTCGCTTGTTTTGTGACTGGAACGCATAAATTTAGAGTTGAGCCTTTTAAAATTTTATGTTTTTGCATGAAATTTACGCTTGGGGCATTTGTATTTTTTGTCTCGACATACCAGATAAGCCCTGCTCTTTCACTTTTTGGCATAACTTCTTCTAAAATTTTCTCTCCATCTACAAAAATTTCTCCATCATCTCTTAAAAGCTGCATTAAATCAAATTCTTTTGCGTTTTGTTTAAAGAGCTTTATAAAGCCAGCTATCTTTTTATCGTCATCTACGATGCCTGCATTTTGTATAAATTTTGACGCACGAATGAGTGAATTTATACGTTCATCAAGCCAAATTTGAAAGTTATTTACGATATTTTTGCTAACTGCTATGTTATTTTTATCAGATAGCTCTATGATTTTCTCTTTTGCATTGCTATAAATATTTAGCCCAAGAAGTATTACAAAAAGGCTAGCAAGCAAGATGATGGCGTAGATTTTAATATTTTGTGATTTTAAATTAATACCCATGCGTGCAGTATATCCTAAGTTAGCCCAAATTTGG containing:
- a CDS encoding histidine kinase, which encodes MGINLKSQNIKIYAIILLASLFVILLGLNIYSNAKEKIIELSDKNNIAVSKNIVNNFQIWLDERINSLIRASKFIQNAGIVDDDKKIAGFIKLFKQNAKEFDLMQLLRDDGEIFVDGEKILEEVMPKSERAGLIWYVETKNTNAPSVNFMQKHKILKGSTLNLCVPVTKQAKFKAALCGVVRIENIFNSIKNFSLAPNSYSFLVTHSGEILTSIPDLALKKEIEEKFKELFLKDEDITSLKIGQNLIQVAEIPTINWFIGAGTNNEEEISALTKEALKNALSLLFAFVALTFLANILHNFMYNKIKKIQDEYETLLTHRAKMSEAGELISGINHQFIQPVNSLKLMLSSCIMLKKEGKLSDEELINLLEKGQSSVKLLSSTIEIFRNFYKSAENVSEFEIQTSVKNLITLMHTELSRANVSVKFSGFNEQKVRQIENIIQQILLILIHNAKDSLVESYKDEPLKRIIEIKFRSFEDKCYIGVYDNGNGVSEQMSEKIFTWLNTTKKQGNGIGLYFAKKLAQEKLNGDVRLVNNAKPTVFELSFDINLKD